The Tenrec ecaudatus isolate mTenEca1 chromosome 6, mTenEca1.hap1, whole genome shotgun sequence genome has a window encoding:
- the CCER1 gene encoding coiled-coil domain-containing glutamate-rich protein 1 isoform X2, producing the protein MTQTLHKREDPLNLGAGGAASAPLRTWSSYPRRRRGAPLYKRRPHYGPQAEYEPQRKQPRQQQGPGPWYHPPPRPYRAMYANPGHPEGPWYPPPAGFCNVPCRVQMIRVYGLHPLCFCCCSCWRGAWHPGWARPYGRKKRWGRRGRGLRRPPRRAFPRSPPVDLRMLLRPVNLYGWRAPGMRAPRNTTQFIMNQIYEDMRQQEERERQQAALRAQQVQAAPQAPPLAAPGGEAPPSGCAEDEEGLQEIVYSVVASSPASPGENQCPTPPQGEDQEEECEEEVCAEKESEEEEEEEDLEEDNEEESEEEVEGADYEEEGEEEEEEEDGKEEVDGQREEENHLPLEMPLSILVGSEEERENFLNCHYFSPKQTNPQVPPETETLFMQQDMNC; encoded by the exons ATGACCCAGACCCTCCACAAACGGGAGGACCCTCTCAACCTGGGCGCGGGCGGGGCAGCCTCGGCCCCCTTGCGCACCTGGTCCTCGTACCCCCGAAGGCGCAGGGGCGCCCCGCTTTACAAACGGCGACCCCACTACGGTCCCCAGGCTGAATATGAGCCCCAGAGGAAACAGCCGCGGCAACAGCAGGGCCCAGGCCCTTGGTACCATCCCCCCCCACGGCCCTACAGGGCGATGTATGCCAACCCGGGGCATCCCGAAGGGCCCTGGTACCCGCCCCCGGCGGGATTCTGCAACGTCCCCTGCCGGGTGCAAATGATCCGGGTGTATGGCCTGCACCctctctgcttctgctgctgctcctgttgGCGTGGGGCCTGGCACCCCGGCTGGGCCCGGCCCTACGGCCGGAAGAAGCGATGGGGCCGCCGCGGCCGCGGCCTGCGCCGCCCGCCCCGCCGGGCCTTCCCCAGGAGCCCGCCGGTCGACCTGCGGATGCTGCTCCGGCCGGTCAACCTGTACGGGTGGCGTGCACCGGGCATGCGCGCGCCGCGGAACACCACGCAGTTCATCATGAACCAGATCTACGAAGACATGCGGCAGCAGGAGGAGCGGGAGCGCCAGCAGGCGGCGCTGCGGGCCCAGCAGGTGCAGGCCGCcccccaggccccgcctctggccGCCCCCGGGGGAGAGGCGCCCCCCAGCGGCTGTGCGGAGGACGAAGAGGGGCTGCAGGAGATTGTGTACAGCGTGGTGGCTTCCAGTCCGGCCTCTCCAGGGGAAAACCAGTGCCCCACCCCCCCGCAGGGAGAGGACCAGGAGGAAGAATGTGAGGAGGAAGTGTGTGCTGAGAAGGAGagcgaggaggaagaggaggaggaggacctgGAGGAGGACAACGAGGAGGAGAGTGAGG AGGAGGTCGAAGGGGCCGACTacgaggaggagggggaagaggaagaagaggaggaggatgggaaggaagaggtagATGGCCAGCGAGAGGAAGAAAACCACTTGCCTTTGGAAATGCCTTTGTCAATCCTAGTCGGGtcagaagaagagagagagaactttctaaaCTGCCATTATTTCAGCCCCAAACAGACAAATCCCCAAGTGCCGCCCGAAACGGAAACTCTCTTCATGCAACAGGACATGAACTGTTAG
- the CCER1 gene encoding coiled-coil domain-containing glutamate-rich protein 1 isoform X1, which translates to MTQTLHKREDPLNLGAGGAASAPLRTWSSYPRRRRGAPLYKRRPHYGPQAEYEPQRKQPRQQQGPGPWYHPPPRPYRAMYANPGHPEGPWYPPPAGFCNVPCRVQMIRVYGLHPLCFCCCSCWRGAWHPGWARPYGRKKRWGRRGRGLRRPPRRAFPRSPPVDLRMLLRPVNLYGWRAPGMRAPRNTTQFIMNQIYEDMRQQEERERQQAALRAQQVQAAPQAPPLAAPGGEAPPSGCAEDEEGLQEIVYSVVASSPASPGENQCPTPPQGEDQEEECEEEVCAEKESEEEEEEEDLEEDNEEESEGVEEEEENGEEEEEEEVEEEEDGEGEGEAEDGEEVEGADYEEEGEEEEEEEDGKEEVDGQREEENHLPLEMPLSILVGSEEERENFLNCHYFSPKQTNPQVPPETETLFMQQDMNC; encoded by the coding sequence ATGACCCAGACCCTCCACAAACGGGAGGACCCTCTCAACCTGGGCGCGGGCGGGGCAGCCTCGGCCCCCTTGCGCACCTGGTCCTCGTACCCCCGAAGGCGCAGGGGCGCCCCGCTTTACAAACGGCGACCCCACTACGGTCCCCAGGCTGAATATGAGCCCCAGAGGAAACAGCCGCGGCAACAGCAGGGCCCAGGCCCTTGGTACCATCCCCCCCCACGGCCCTACAGGGCGATGTATGCCAACCCGGGGCATCCCGAAGGGCCCTGGTACCCGCCCCCGGCGGGATTCTGCAACGTCCCCTGCCGGGTGCAAATGATCCGGGTGTATGGCCTGCACCctctctgcttctgctgctgctcctgttgGCGTGGGGCCTGGCACCCCGGCTGGGCCCGGCCCTACGGCCGGAAGAAGCGATGGGGCCGCCGCGGCCGCGGCCTGCGCCGCCCGCCCCGCCGGGCCTTCCCCAGGAGCCCGCCGGTCGACCTGCGGATGCTGCTCCGGCCGGTCAACCTGTACGGGTGGCGTGCACCGGGCATGCGCGCGCCGCGGAACACCACGCAGTTCATCATGAACCAGATCTACGAAGACATGCGGCAGCAGGAGGAGCGGGAGCGCCAGCAGGCGGCGCTGCGGGCCCAGCAGGTGCAGGCCGCcccccaggccccgcctctggccGCCCCCGGGGGAGAGGCGCCCCCCAGCGGCTGTGCGGAGGACGAAGAGGGGCTGCAGGAGATTGTGTACAGCGTGGTGGCTTCCAGTCCGGCCTCTCCAGGGGAAAACCAGTGCCCCACCCCCCCGCAGGGAGAGGACCAGGAGGAAGAATGTGAGGAGGAAGTGTGTGCTGAGAAGGAGagcgaggaggaagaggaggaggaggacctgGAGGAGGACAACGAGGAGGAGAGTGAGGGTGttgaagaggaagaggagaatggagaggaagaagaggaagaagaggtcgaggaggaggaggatggagagggagagggagaggctgaAGATGGAGAGGAGGTCGAAGGGGCCGACTacgaggaggagggggaagaggaagaagaggaggaggatgggaaggaagaggtagATGGCCAGCGAGAGGAAGAAAACCACTTGCCTTTGGAAATGCCTTTGTCAATCCTAGTCGGGtcagaagaagagagagagaactttctaaaCTGCCATTATTTCAGCCCCAAACAGACAAATCCCCAAGTGCCGCCCGAAACGGAAACTCTCTTCATGCAACAGGACATGAACTGTTAG